The Acidobacteriota bacterium genomic interval TGCTGCAGCGTGGCCTTGTCGAGATCGCTGCCGAACTGCGCGAACGCCGCGAGCGCGCGGTACTGCGCGAGATCGAGACGCAGCGAGCCTGCCACCTTGCGCATCGCCTTGATCTGCGCCGAGCCGCCGACACGCGACACGGAGTTGCCCACGTTGATGGCCGGGCGCACACCCTGGTGGAACAGATCGCTCTCGAGGAAGATCTGGCCGTCGGTGATCGAGATCACGTTGGTCGGGATGTAGGCCGAAAGGTCGCCGGCCTGCGTCTCGATGATCGGCAGTGCCGTGAGGGATCCGCCGCCGAGCGTGTCGTTCAGCTTCGCGGCGCGCTCGAGCAGGCGCGAGTGCAGGTAGAACACGTCGCCCGGATACGCTTCGCGCCCCGGCGGCCGGCGCAGCAGCAGCGAGATCTCGCGGTACGCCTGCGCGTGCTTCGAGAGGTCGTCGTAGATGACCAGCGCGTGCCGGCCCGAGTCGCGGAAGTACTCGCCGATCGTGCAGCCCGAGTACGGTCCGATGTAGAGCATCGGCGCGGGGTCTGACGCGGCAGCGGCCACGACCACCGTGTAGCGCAGCGCGTCGTGCTCTTCGAGCGTGCGCACGACCTGGGCGATCGTCGACTGCTTCTGGCCGATCGCGACGTAGATGCAGATGACGCCCGTGTCCTTCTGGTTCAGGATGGCGTCGACGGCGACGGCGGTCTTGCCCGTCTGGCGGTCGCCGATGATCAACTCGCGCTGACCGCGGCCGATCGGCACCATGCCGTCGATGGCCTTGATGCCCGTCTGCAACGGTTCGCGCACCGGCTGGCGATCGACGACGCCGG includes:
- a CDS encoding F0F1 ATP synthase subunit alpha yields the protein MTIKADDISRIIREQIGGFQAGVDVAEVGTVVAIGDGIARVQGVERAMAGEMLEFPHGVFGIALNLEEDTVGAVLLGEARAIREGDQVRRTGRIISVPVGDELLGRVVNALGQPVDGRGPIASNRFDPIERLAPGVVDRQPVREPLQTGIKAIDGMVPIGRGQRELIIGDRQTGKTAVAVDAILNQKDTGVICIYVAIGQKQSTIAQVVRTLEEHDALRYTVVVAAAASDPAPMLYIGPYSGCTIGEYFRDSGRHALVIYDDLSKHAQAYREISLLLRRPPGREAYPGDVFYLHSRLLERAAKLNDTLGGGSLTALPIIETQAGDLSAYIPTNVISITDGQIFLESDLFHQGVRPAINVGNSVSRVGGSAQIKAMRKVAGSLRLDLAQYRALAAFAQFGSDLDKATLQQLHRGVRLVEVLKQPQYQPLSVASQVAILVVATRGYLDNVELGDIPAWEKGFHEYMAARRPGILSSIMEQKDVSKDAEAELVHAIEEYQKDFSSRQARPAGVA